One segment of Setaria viridis chromosome 4, Setaria_viridis_v4.0, whole genome shotgun sequence DNA contains the following:
- the LOC117854090 gene encoding multiple organellar RNA editing factor 2, chloroplastic: MAAAAAAARRLLSRRASSSPLSALLRRGPSAAATEQSLLRPAVVAAASRLGFPRGMARRPGGDGYSPMRSGGGGGDRAPTEMAPLFPGCDYEHWLIVMDKPGGEGANKQQMIDCYIQTLAKVLGSEEEAKRKIYNVSCERYFGFGCEIDEETSNKLEGLPGVLFVLPDSYVDPEYKDYGAELFVNGEIVQRPPERQRRVEPVPQRTADRPRYNDRTRYARRRENQR, translated from the exons atggccgccgccgccgccgccgcccggaggctcctctcccgccgcgcctcctcctcccccctctccgcgctcctccgccgcgggccgtcggcggccgccacggAGCAGTCGCTGCTGCGCCCGGCCGTCGTCGCGGCGGCCTCCCGCCTCGGGTTCCCTCGCGGgatggcgcggcggccgggcggggacGGGTACTCCCCGATGCGGTCgggtggcgggggcggcgacCGCGCGCCCACGGAGATGGCGCCGCTTTTCCCCGGCTGCGACTACGAGCACTGGCTCATCGTGATGGACAAGCCCGGAGGGGAGGGCGCCAACAAGCAGCAGATGATCGACTGCTACATCCAGACCCTCGCCAAAGTCCTCGGGAG cgaggaggaggcgaagaGGAAGATTTACAACGTCTCGTGCGAGCGCTACTTCGGGTTCGGCTGCGAGATCGACGAGGAGACGTCCAACAAGCTCGAGG GGCTTCCTGGAGTTCTCTTCGTGCTCCCGGATTCGTATGTTGATCCTGAGTACAAGGACTATGGAG CTGAGCTCTTTGTTAACGGGGAGATTGTTCAGAGGCCCCCGGAGAGGCAGAGGAGGGTAGAACCGGTGCCACAGAGAACAGCAGATAGGCCTAGGTACAATGACCGGACCCGCTACGCCCGGAGGAGGGAGAACCAGCGATGA
- the LOC117854241 gene encoding chaperone protein dnaJ GFA2, mitochondrial, with the protein MRLPAGARLALLLARRSLSSASSSSSAAATASYFPRAHRGIWSDAARAAPSRSSPFSSPSSAHRFFHGTRPVAARDYYDVLGVSKNASQAEIKKAYYGLAKKLHPDTNKGDADAERKFQEVQRAYETLKDEQKRSFYDQVGADQYEKASAAGGGTGNPFEGGFGNPFEDIFSGGGGGGGGGMNDFFRNIFRDREFGGRDVKVELELTFMEAVQGCTKTINFQTSVICETCSGAGVPPGTKPETCVTCRGTGFMFMQTGPFRMQSTCTKCGGSGKTVKDFCKTCKGNKVVTGTKSVRLDILPGSDDEDTIKVMRSGGADPDGRPGDLYVTLKVHEDPVFRRERGDIHVDAVLNVTQAILGGTVQVPTLSGDVVLKVKPGTQPGQKVVLRGKGIKTRNSSYYGDQYVHFNVNIPVNLTPKQRELIEEFAKEEQGEDEKDAKAASASG; encoded by the exons ccgccgccgccaccgcctcctacTTCCCCCGCGCGCACAGAG GGATATGGAGCGATGCGGCTCGCGCGGCGCCCTCTCGGAGTTCCCCCTTCTCGTCGCCGAGCTCTGCCCACAGGTTCTTCCACG GGACCAGGCCGGTGGCTGCAAGGGACTACTACGATGTGCTCGGTGTCAGCAAGAATGCGAGCCAGGCCGAGATAAAAAAGGCCTATTATGGG CTTGCAAAGAAGCTTCATCCAGACACGAATAAAGGTGATGCGGATGCGGAACGGAAGTTTCAAGAGGTTCAACGAGCTTATGAG ACTTTGAAGGATGAGCAAAAAAGATCATTCTATGATCAG GTTGGTGCTGATCAATATGAGAAagcttctgctgctggaggcGGAACTGGCAACCCGTTTGAGGGTGGTTTTGGAAATCCATTTGAGGATATTtttagtggtggtggtggtggcggcggcggtggaatgAATGAT TTCTTTAGGAACATTTTCAGGGATAGGGAATTTGGAGGACGTGATGTTAAG GTTGAGCTTGAATTGACATTTATGGAAGCAGTTCAAGGGTGCACCAAAACGATCAACTTCCAAACTTCTGTAATATGTGAAACCTGCA GTGGAGCTGGTGTGCCTCCTGGAACCAAACCTGAAACATGTGTAACTTGCAGGGGAACAGGATTT ATGTTCATGCAAACTGGACCCTTCAGGATGCAATCAACATGCACAAAATGTGGTGGTTCTGGGAAGACTGTGAAG GATTTCTGCAAGACATGCAAAGGAAACAAGGTTGTGACCGGAACGAAATCAGTTCGCCTTGATATACTGCCTG GTTCGGACGACGAGGATACTATAAAGGTGATGAGATCAGGTGGAGCAGATCCAGATGGCCGTCCGGGTGATCTTTATGTGACCCTCAAG gtTCATGAGGATCCTGTATTTCGAAGAGAGAGAGGTGATATTCATGTTGATGCTGTCCTGAATGTGACTCAG GCAATATTGGGAGGGACAGTTCAAGTCCCAACTCTCAGTGGAGATGTTGTTCTAAAG GTCAAGCCTGGTACTCAACCTGGTCAGAAGGTAGTTCTGAGAGGAAAAG GTATCAAGACAAGAAACTCATCATACTACGGTGATCAATACGTCCATTTCAATGTCAACATCCCTGT GAATTTGACGCCGAAACAGCGGGAGCTGATCGAGGAATTTGCCAAGGAAGAGCAAGGCGAAGACGAGAAGGATGCAAAGGCAGCCAGTGCATCAGGATAG
- the LOC117854089 gene encoding formiminotransferase cyclodeaminase-like protein — protein MLPSSHHQQNCCYRLEFPQKNGGGVSTQEKRRRREGAATMLRPALACCKLYISEARNAPALRAIERAAAAQSPAAVLVNAFADDAYNRVGYTLVAPLTGGGDPAPPPLHRAAFGVVAAALEAVDFGAHAGAHPRLGVVDHIAFHPLAGARLDDVAALTRAVAADIGDKLQVPTYLYGAAHREGRTLASIRRQLGYFTPNSPGEQWRGSPDTSSLPVAPDAGPTTPTRSKGVVAIGATAWVDNYNVPVHTADVAAARLIARAVSERGGGLRSVQAMGLAHGEGVTEVACNLLDPARVGADQVQERVRQLAAEQGLAVGEGYFTDFSQERIVELYMQSAEAEASQH, from the exons ATGCTGCCATCATCTCATCACCAACAAAATTGTTGCTATCGTCTCGAATTCCCCCAGAAAAATGGTGGTGGTGTCTCGACgcaggagaagaggaggaggagggagggcgcTGCAACGATGCTGAGGCCGGCCCTGGCGTGCTGCAAGCTCTACATCTCCGAGGCCCGCAACGCGCCGGCGCTGCGCGCCAtcgagcgcgccgcggcggcgcaaaGCCCGGCGGCCGTGCTCGTCAACGCGTTCGCCGACGACGCCTACAACCGAGTCGGCTACACGCTCGTCGCCCcactcaccggcggcggcgacccggccccgccgccgctgcatcgCGCGGCGTTCGGCGTggtcgcggcggcgctggaggccgTGGACTTCGGCGCCCACGCCGGCGCGCACCCGCGGCTCGGCGTCGTCGACCACATCGCCTTCCATCCCTTGGCCGGGGCCCGCCTCGACGACGTTGCCGCGCTCACCAGGGCGGTGGCCGCTGACATCGGAGACAAGCTTCAAG TGCCAACATATCTGTACGGAGCAGCTCACAGGGAGGGCAGAACACTAGCGTCCATCAGGAGGCAGCTCGGCTACTTCACGCCCAACTCCCCCGGCGAGCAAtggcgcggctcgccggacACGTCATCGCTGCCCGTCGCCCCGGACGCCGGCCCAACGACGCCGACGAGGTCCAAGGGCGTGGTGGCCATCGGCGCGACGGCCTGGGTGGACAACTACAACGTGCCCGTGCACACGGCCGAcgtcgcggcggcgaggctgatCGCGCGGGCGGtcagcgagcgcggcggcgggctgagGTCGGTGCAGGCCATGGGGCTCGCGCACGGCGAGGGCGTCACAGAGGTCGCCTGCAACCTGCTGGACCCAGCGAGGGTCGGCGCGGATCAGGTGCAGGAGAGGGTGCGGCAGCTCGCCGCCGAGCAGGGGCTCGCCGTTGGCGAGGGGTACTTCACCGACTTCTCCCAGGAGAGGATCGTCGAGCTGTACATGCAATCAGCTGAAGCCGAGGCTTCCCAGCACtga